The following coding sequences lie in one Stigmatopora argus isolate UIUO_Sarg chromosome 5, RoL_Sarg_1.0, whole genome shotgun sequence genomic window:
- the rgmb gene encoding repulsive guidance molecule B has protein sequence MGRAGCCCCEAERLASPSLVRRFRPLLLIIIALTSTGHIGHCQVNTPQCRIQKCTTDFVSLTSHLTPTVDDFHAEFCKALRAYSACTQRTAKSCRGNLVYHSAVLGISDLMSQRNCSRDGPTSSAHPEVHHEPCNYYSRTQHAHAHTHAHTHAHTHSHSHTKPGFLFCGLFGDPHLRTFKDSFQTCKVQGAWPLIDNDYLSVQVTNVPVVTGSSATATNKITVIFKPYEGCTEQRVYQAVTDNLPAAFDDGTVSSGDPIHVSMGTDGAIGKVRALWISERTPGHHIELHAGYIGVTVIVRQLGRYLTLAVRIPEALSQAYDATQDLQLCLNGCPGVERIDQGGHLPLSPPSIGLQLQRLHGPRYSSQTQLYPHGNRQVFSLEGAKELCREQVEVQDIYFHSCVFDLLTTGDANFTVAAYSAQKDMESLHPHRDKWRIYPRGSALGPLYSQPLLLLTLLSMLCFG, from the exons GTCATTGCCAGGTGAACACTCCTCAGTGTCGCATCCAAAAGTGTACAACTGACTTTGTCTCCTTGACCTCCCACCTTACGCCGACCGTGGATGACTTTCACGCTGAATTCTGCAAAGCTCTGCGGGCTTACTCGGCCTGTACACAACGGACAGCAAAGTCCTGCAGGGGCAACCTGGTCTACCATTCGGCAGTGCTGGGCATCTCTGACTTAATGAGCCAGAGGAACTGCTCCCGAGATGGCCCCACTTCCTCCGCCCATCCCGAGGTCCACCACGAGCCCTGCAACTATTACAGTCGCACTCAGCATgcgcatgcacacacgcacgcccacacgcacgctcacactcacagccACAGTCACACAAAGCCTGGGTTCCTTTTCTGCGGGTTGTTTGGGGACCCTCACCTGAGGACATTCAAGGACAGCTTCCAGACTTGCAAGGTGCAGGGAGCATGGCCTCTCATCGATAATGACTATCTGTCGGTTCAGGTCACTAATGTTCCAGTAGTCACAGGCTCCTCTGCCACCGCCACCAATAAG ATCACGGTTATATTCAAGCCCTACGAAGGTTGCACTGAGCAAAGAGTCTACCAAGCCGTGACAGACAACTTACCCGCCGCCTTTGACGACGGAACAGTGAGCAGTGGCGACCCCATTCACGTCTCTATGGGGACCGACGGCGCCATTGGGAAAGTGCGGGCTCTTTGGATCTCAGAGCGCACCCCGGGCCACCACATAGAGCTGCACGCGGGCTACATCGGCGTCACGGTGATCGTCCGACAGCTCGGTCGCTACCTGACCCTTGCGGTTCGGATCCCCGAGGCGCTGTCTCAGGCCTACGACGCCACCCAAGACCTGCAGCTCTGTCTAAATGGCTGCCCCGGAGTTGAGCGAATCGACCAAGGCGGACACCTGCCCCTGTCTCCGCCTTCGATCGGCCTTCAGCTCCAGCGTTTACACGGGCCCAGATATTCTTCACAAACACAGTTGTACCCCCACGGTAACAGGCAGGTATTCTCTTTGGAGGGTGCTAAGGAACTCTGCCGGGAGCAGGTGGAGGTGCAGGACATTTACTTCCACTCCTGTGTGTTTGACCTCCTTACCACCGGTGATGCTAACTTCACCGTGGCAGCATACAGTGCCCAGAAAGACATGGAGAGCCTTCACCCGCACAGAGACAAATGGAGGATCTACCCCCGAGGTTCTGCCCTAGGCCCCCTGTACTCCCAACCTTTGCTACTCCTCACTCTGCTTTCTATGCTTTGTTTTGGGTAA